The DNA window CGGGTCGATGCTCTCGTACAGCGGTTCTATCTCCGTCGAACTGCTGTCAGTCACTTCGGCGATAGCGTCGATAACCGTCTCGGCTATCGGACCGCCCTCGTGAACCGTCTCGTAGAGGGGCGTCCGATGCTCGTTCGACTCCCGGCTCATGTCAAATACCTCCTTTCGCTCGCACGGAAAACGATATCGCTCGCATCCTTTGTTTGGAGGCGTACCATAAACGGAATGTTTGGGGTTTCGTAGTTCATATCTTTATTACCCCTCCCGTGATTCCACCGAGTCGCTGCGGGGCAACAGCGTCGCTTCGAGCATTCGCTCCAATCCCCGCCGGAGGCGACCGGACGCGGCTTGCGGCGAGATGTCGAGCGTTTCGGCGAGTTCCGAGAGCGAGGTCTTGCGGGGAACGTGAAAGTACCCCGATGCGAACGCCGTCGAGAGGGCTTCCCGCTGCTCGTCGGTCAACCCGTATCGTTTCGTCGGGAACTCGTCGACGGGATAGATGCGACGGACCTCGTACGAAATCGACCGCTCGTCGCAGGCCTCCCGGAACCGCGTGGTCGAGTCGTGGTCCGGGAACCGAATCCGGAACAGCCAGCCCTCCTCGTTCCCGACGGTATCGAGGAGCGTCGCGTCCTGTCCGGTCAGAATCTCGTGGATACCTTGGGCCGAATCCGACCAGACGAGGCGGCAGAGCGCCCCGTTCTCAGTTTCGCTGAGGACGGCGATGGATTCGAGCGCCGGTGTCTCCGGCGTGATATCGGCGAGAAATGACGTGTCGTCCGTGGCGACCCAGACGAACGGCATCGAACACTCCCGCGTCGGCACGATACGCTCCAACTCGATACGGATGTCGGACCGATACGAGAACAACTCCCCGAGCGCGAACTCATCATGTGGGAGTCGCAGTTCGACGACGACGTTCACGGGGGACAATAGGGCACGGCATGCGTCAATCCTTTCGGCCATTCGCGGGGGTCCGCCGCGCACGAGACGATGATGATGCGCATAACTTACGCATATTGACGGCGTTGGAATGCCGTGACCACCGCGTTCGACCCCCGCGAATTCACATCGAGTTGGACACTCCACAAACACGGTTGAATCGCAAGACGGGATTGGGGTGCTTTGGAGTTATAAATAGTTATGAATTCTGCCAGGCGATAATCTATTTATACGGGTGTGGCTCAGGCTCGGGTGAAGTTGCAATGTTCGCACCGATTCGACGCGCGACACTGTTTGCCCTGTACCAGCTCAGCGTCTTGGCCGGAATCTGCCTGCTTCCGGTCGCTCTCGTCGCTCGACGGGCAGGGGTTCCGTTTCCCATGCACCGAGTAGTGGCGTCCCTGGCGACGTCCTACGAGAAGACGAAGGACGCACAGCCCTGATATCGCCGCTCGTTTTATCCCTCGTTACACCCCGGAAGGGTTGGTTTTATCAGTGCTGACGGATTACGTTCGGGTAATGCGTACTCCAATGCACGGTTCCGACTTCTCGCGTAATCTGGAGCGCCTGAACGGTAACGATACGAGTCCGTACGAGCCGGAGATCGGCTCGCTCCCCGACAACGAGTACTCGAAAAAGGACATGGAGAACATCAACAAGACCGGAACGACGACCATCGGCCTCACGACCGCCGACGGCGTCGTCATGGCGACGGATATGCGCGCCAGCCTCGCCGGACGTTTCGTCTCCAACAAGAACGTCCAGAAGGTCGAGCAGATTCACCCGACGGCGGCCCTGACGATGGCCGGGTCCGTCGGTGGCGCACAGTCGTTCATCCGAACGATGCGCATCGAGTCTAACCTCTACGAGTCCCGACGCGGCGAGCAGATGAGCATGCAGGCTCTCTCGACGCTCGCGGGCAACATGCTCCGCGGCGGCCCGTTCTTCATGGTCTCGCCCATCCTCGGCGGTATCGACGAGGAAGGCTCGCACATCTACAGCCTCGACCCCGCCGGTGGCGTCATGTCCGACGACTACACCGTCACGGGTAGCGGGATGCAACTCGCCTACGGTGTCCTCGAACAGGACTACGAGGAAGGTCTCTCGAACGAGGAAGCAAAAATGGTCGCGGCCCGCGGTATCAAGAGCGCCGTCGAGCGCGACACGGGCAGCGGTAACGGCGTGTTCCTCGCCGAAATCACGGAGGAAGGCGTCGATATCACCGGTCACAAGGACTTCGACGACGTACTCTAATCCCAGTTGGTGAAACTTCCGTCGAGCAACGTCTCTTTTTGCTGGTCGATGTAGGCGCGTTGCATGCCGGTAATCGCATCGGCGAGCGTCTCGCCGTCGTCCAGCCGTTCCCGAACCTCTCGTTTCTTCCATCCAGCGGGCGTCACGCCGTGGCGGGCGCGCTGTCGGAGCGGGTAGAGATACTTCGCGGCCTGCTCGTCCGAGAGGCCGCGCGCTTGCAGGCCGTCCTTCGCGTGTGCGAACAGGTCGGCGAACAGGTCGTCCGTCTCCGTCGTCTCCTTGCCGTCGTTCGTTATCCAGTACAGGTCGGCGTCGAGTCCGTCGCGCATGGCGGCGTAGAAGTTGTCCCGCGCGACCACCCAATCGAGGTGGTGAACCGGGTGCTCCCGGCGGAAGGTGCTCTCCAACAGCCCCGCGAAGGCCGCCTGAAACGCGATGGAATCACGGACCGTCGGCTGGGCGGCGATGGGGCGGAACTCGATGCGCGCGTTCGCGTCGGCGCGCGTCGAACCGCCGAAGACCGGGCGCACCCACCGCCAGTAGGTGCCGTGTTTCAGCCGGAAGTGGGCGAACTCGTCGTCGAAGCGGTTCGACCGCGAGACGGGCATCGGGACGATGGTCCGGTCCGCCGCGATGTTGTCGATGGCGTCCGCCGCGGAATCGATGTCCTCCGGGAAGCGCACTTTCCCGGGGTCGAACGCGTTCAACACCGACTCGAAAACGTGGATTCGGTTCTCCATCCACGCCTCGTCCACGATTTCCTCCGGCGGCACGTCGTCGTACAGGTCCGGCGGGAAGAACGGCGAGTTGACGCCGAGCGCCAACAGCGGGGCCGCGATTCGAACCGCGTACTGGAAGTAGGTCGGCAAGTCGCGGGCGTGTGGCACCTGATAGTGGGGTTGGATGGACGTTATCAGGCTCTCGGGCATGACCGTCTTCGCCGAGAGCGAGACGTGCGGCGCGTCGAGTTCCATCCCGACGGCCTCCTCCGTGTTCGCCATCGCGTGATAGCGCACCGAGTTGCTCATGTTCGACGCGATTTGAACGCCGTCGTCGTCCACGCCGTCGGTGAGATACCGGGTGGCCGTCTCGCCGGTCGGCGGAATCGTCCACAGGCCGTCGCTGACGAGGC is part of the Haladaptatus paucihalophilus DX253 genome and encodes:
- a CDS encoding HalOD1 output domain-containing protein; its protein translation is MSRESNEHRTPLYETVHEGGPIAETVIDAIAEVTDSSSTEIEPLYESIDPDALEDLFGRHSEKRVPRRVEFIHKGFAVVVERNGRVTIYEDS
- a CDS encoding helix-turn-helix domain-containing protein, encoding MNVVVELRLPHDEFALGELFSYRSDIRIELERIVPTRECSMPFVWVATDDTSFLADITPETPALESIAVLSETENGALCRLVWSDSAQGIHEILTGQDATLLDTVGNEEGWLFRIRFPDHDSTTRFREACDERSISYEVRRIYPVDEFPTKRYGLTDEQREALSTAFASGYFHVPRKTSLSELAETLDISPQAASGRLRRGLERMLEATLLPRSDSVESREG
- the psmB gene encoding archaeal proteasome endopeptidase complex subunit beta codes for the protein MRTPMHGSDFSRNLERLNGNDTSPYEPEIGSLPDNEYSKKDMENINKTGTTTIGLTTADGVVMATDMRASLAGRFVSNKNVQKVEQIHPTAALTMAGSVGGAQSFIRTMRIESNLYESRRGEQMSMQALSTLAGNMLRGGPFFMVSPILGGIDEEGSHIYSLDPAGGVMSDDYTVTGSGMQLAYGVLEQDYEEGLSNEEAKMVAARGIKSAVERDTGSGNGVFLAEITEEGVDITGHKDFDDVL